In the genome of Candidatus Atribacteria bacterium, the window GGATCATTCGAAAATCTATTGAAATTGTAAAGGGCAACCTTTTTTCCATTAGCTTTGAGCATAACAATGCAATATTAAAACTTACCGAATACCAATTGGGCGAAAAAGAAATTTGCCTTCCTGATCATTTAAAGGCTGCGAAGATTTATGACAAAATAAAAATTTATAAAGAAAGAATTTCTAAAGATCAAATTGAGAATAGAACTATGCCCTGGGAATACGATATCTTAATTCCCGGGGAAACAGAAATTAAATATTTGGATATGAAGATTGAAGTAAAAATACTAAACGCTACAGACCAAAAATCTTATTTGCATTCTACAGTAGAAAGAACTAAAGAGGAATTTTTGGAATATATTGATTACTACAAAGTTAAGCTTCCTCTCAAGTTAAGGAATAGAAGGAATGGGGATAGATTTTTTCCCTTAAAGATGAAAGGTATAAAAAAAATTAAAGATTTTTTTATCGATAACAAAATTCCTAAGAGTTACCGAGATTTAATTCCTATTTTAGTTGATAGTGAAGATAAAATAATATGGATTATGGGAATAAGACTGGATGACCGGGTAAAAATTAACTCTGATACTAAAAAACTACTCTGTGTAAAAACAAAAATAAAGAATCCTTTTCTGCTGGAAATTTTTAATTTTTAAGGAAGGAGAAATGAAAATGCTAAAAAATAATGAAATTAATGAGATTTTGATTACAGAAAAAGAGATTAGAGAAAAAGTCCTCGAACTTGGAGAAAAAATAACCAAGGATTATCAAGATAAAAATATGGTTTTTATAGGTGTATTAAGGGGAGCAGTCATATTTATGGCTGATTTAGCTCGAGCAATTTCAATTCCTATGGTCTTTGATTTTATGGCTATTTCCAGTTACGGAGCAGCCACAGAGTCTTCCGGAGTAGTAAGAATATTAAAAGATCTTGATGAAACCATTGAAGGAAAGGACGTCTTGGTTGTTGAAGATATAGTAGACACCGGATTGACTTTGAATTATCTGCTTCGAATATTAAAATCACGTAAACCTGCCAGTTTAAAAGTCTGTACACTTTTAAATAAAAGTACTAGAAGGAAAGTTAAGGTTAAAGTTGATTATTTGGGATTTGATATTTCTAATAAATTTGTAGTCGGTTATGGTTTGGATTATGCTGGAAAGTTTAGAAACGTGCCTTTTGTTTTTACCCTTAATCCCAAAATATACAAGGGAGAGTTGAAATAAAATCGTATCTTGCATCTCGCATCTCGTGAGGATCCCAAATGCTATATACTATAGCAAGGGATACGAATTTAGTTTTAGGTTTCACGTTTTTTGCTTTAAGTTTTTAGTTTAATGTTGGCACAATACAATTCACGATATAGGAGATAGGATTTTGTGTTTGTTTTTATATAGGAAATATGCTAAAATTACTTGTAATAAGCCTATAAAATAAACTAATTACAAGAAATTTGTGACAAAAAAGGAGAATTTTTTCTTGACTAAAATACCTAATTTTAATAAAAAAGACTTTAAGGGAAATAAAAACTACAGAAACATCGGATTATATTTACTGATGTTAATTATTTTTATTTCAATTATCAGTTCGTTTTTTGAACCTAAATCTGTAATTCAACGAGAGCTAACCTATTCTGAATTTTTAAAGGAAATTGAAATAAATAATGTATCTAAAGTTACCATTATTGATAATTCAATTACCGGTATACTAATGGACGGTACGGAATTCTCTACTTATTCACCGGATGACCCAGAGATGATAAATACTCTTCGAAGTAAAAACATAGTCATAGAAGCTAAACCTCCGGTAAAAGTGTCTTGGTGGATGCAATTGCTTTCATCTTTATTGCCCATGCTTTTAATTATTGGAATCTGGTTATTTATGATACAACAAATGCAAGGTGGAGGTAATAAGGTTATGTCCTTTGGCAAGAGCAAAGCCAAACTTTTGGGCAAAGAAACCCCCAAGGTAACTTTTAAAGATGTGGCAGGAATTGACGAAGCAAAAGAGGAAGTTGAAGAAATAATAGAATTTTTAAAAAATCCGGCAAAATTTAAGAAATTGGGAGCTAAAATACCCAGAGGGGTTTTGCTTTATGGTCCTCCTGGTGCAGGCAAAACATTACTGGCCAGGGCTATTGCTGGTGAGGCAGGAGTACCATTCTTTAGTATTAGCGGCTCTGATTTTGTAGAGATGTTTGTGGGAGTTGGTGCTTCTCGGGTAAGAGATTTATTTAAACAAGCAAAGGCTAATGCTCCTTGCATCATTTTTATGGATGAAATCGATGCTGTAGGAAGACATAGAGGAGCAGGTTTAGGAGGAGGGCATGATGAGAGAGAACAAACCCTAAATCAACTATTGGTAGAAATGGATGGGTTTGACCAGAATATAGGAATCATCATGATTGCCGCTACTAACCGTCCGGATATTTTAGACCCCGCTTTATTAAGGCCTGGAAGGTTTGATAGACGTATTGTCATAGATAGACCAGATATACTGGGCCGGGAAGACATCTTAAAGGTTCATACCAGAGGGAAACCTTTGGGTAAGGATGTAGATATTAAAGTATTAGCCAGAAGGACTCCTGGATTTGTCGGTTCTGATTTAGCAAATTTAGTAAACGAGGCAGCTTTGTTAGCTTCTCGAAAAAGCAAAAAGGATATTGGAATGGAAGAGTTAGAAGCCGCTATAGATAGAGTTATTGCTGGACCGGAAAGAAAAAGTAGACTGATTAGCGAGAAAGAGAAAGAGATAATTGCCTATCATGAATCAGGTCATGCTTTAGTAGCCAAGTTATTACCTAATTGCGACCCGGTTCATAAGGTTTCAATCATCCCCCGGGGAAATGCAGCTTTGGGTTACACTTTGCAGCTTCCTACCCAGGATAGATATTTAATTAGTAAATTAGAATTAATGGATAGATTAGCAGTTTTATTGGGAGGAAGAGTAGCCGAAGATTTAATATTTAAAGATGTAACTACTGGTGCACAGAATGACCTGGAAAGAGCTACCAAGATTGCCCGTCAGATGATAACTGAGTATGGAATGAGTGAGACTATTGGTCCTATCACTTTAGGAAGGAAAGAACATCAAATATTTTTAGGTAGAGATATTTCTGAACAGCGTGATTATAGTGAAGAAATTGCTAATAAAATAGATAAAGAAGTAAGAAAAATTATAGAAAGTGCCTATACTCAAGCTAAAGATATTTTAATTAAAAATAAAAGAAAATTAAAAAAAATTGCTCGTAATTTAATAGAAAGAGAAACTTTAGAGGGAAAAGATTTGGATGATTTATTAAATGGAATAAAATTAGCTAATTTGACTAAATTTCAAGCAAACTTTTTACTCATTTAAAAAAGGAGGTGGAAAGAAATGAAGGAGCAGGATGTTGATGCGGTTAAAGAGAAAGAAGGTAAACATGAAGTAGATAAGAAAAAAAAGGAAGATTGGCACAAAAAAGAAAAGATAAAAATGGTTGAGCAAAGAAAAGAATACATGAACTATATTAAAGGAGTTATGCACAAAAAGGGATTTAATCCAAAATTAAAGAAAGATAAATTTTTAGGCGGGGTAAGAGGAAGAGGATAAAAAATATAAAATATTTTTAAAAAAAGAAGGATTTTTAATCCGAGATATTGTATATATAAAAATACAGAAAGTTAATTCGCCTTTTCGAGCGTATT includes:
- the hpt gene encoding hypoxanthine phosphoribosyltransferase — protein: MLKNNEINEILITEKEIREKVLELGEKITKDYQDKNMVFIGVLRGAVIFMADLARAISIPMVFDFMAISSYGAATESSGVVRILKDLDETIEGKDVLVVEDIVDTGLTLNYLLRILKSRKPASLKVCTLLNKSTRRKVKVKVDYLGFDISNKFVVGYGLDYAGKFRNVPFVFTLNPKIYKGELK
- a CDS encoding ATP-dependent metallopeptidase FtsH/Yme1/Tma family protein, whose translation is MTKIPNFNKKDFKGNKNYRNIGLYLLMLIIFISIISSFFEPKSVIQRELTYSEFLKEIEINNVSKVTIIDNSITGILMDGTEFSTYSPDDPEMINTLRSKNIVIEAKPPVKVSWWMQLLSSLLPMLLIIGIWLFMIQQMQGGGNKVMSFGKSKAKLLGKETPKVTFKDVAGIDEAKEEVEEIIEFLKNPAKFKKLGAKIPRGVLLYGPPGAGKTLLARAIAGEAGVPFFSISGSDFVEMFVGVGASRVRDLFKQAKANAPCIIFMDEIDAVGRHRGAGLGGGHDEREQTLNQLLVEMDGFDQNIGIIMIAATNRPDILDPALLRPGRFDRRIVIDRPDILGREDILKVHTRGKPLGKDVDIKVLARRTPGFVGSDLANLVNEAALLASRKSKKDIGMEELEAAIDRVIAGPERKSRLISEKEKEIIAYHESGHALVAKLLPNCDPVHKVSIIPRGNAALGYTLQLPTQDRYLISKLELMDRLAVLLGGRVAEDLIFKDVTTGAQNDLERATKIARQMITEYGMSETIGPITLGRKEHQIFLGRDISEQRDYSEEIANKIDKEVRKIIESAYTQAKDILIKNKRKLKKIARNLIERETLEGKDLDDLLNGIKLANLTKFQANFLLI